TTATTATATTTGCACTTAACCAAATCAAAACCCCATGAAAAAACTCTTGATCATTTTTATCGTTATTGGCCTGACCGCCTGCGGTGGTTCGAAAAAAGAAGATAAAAACACAACAGATTCAACCACCACAAAAGAGGAAGTAGTGCAGATCCCGGATGTAGTGAAAGACGCATTTGCAAAGGCATATCCCAATGCAATGGGAACAAAGTGGGAAGCAGAAGAAGGAAATTTTGAAGCTGAATTTACAGTTGAGAATATTGAAACATGCGTGTTGTACAATAAGACTGGTTCTTTGCTGGAAACTGAAACATCGGTGGAACCATCGAAACTGCCAGATGCTGTAAAGAAATATTGCGCTGACAATATGAAGGGCAAAGAAATTACAGAAGCTGCAAAAATAACTGATGCCTATAATATTGTTACGTACGAAGCTGAAGTGGGTGGCGAAGATTATATTTTCGATGCTGACGGCGTGTTCAAATATAAGTCGCAGGAAAAAGATGACGACGGAAAAGAAGACTAAAAGTCTGTGTAAAAATGATGTCGGATGCAAAAACAACATTCCACCGTCCGAAAGCGACGAAGGAGCTGAAGGACATGGAACCGTTGTTTTTGCTGTTGTTACGACGGTTCCATGTTCCGGCACATCTTTCAGCGTTTAGTCTCAACTGGCAGTCGGAACGGTGGAATGTCGTAACAATGAGCTGTTTTTAGACCGCCTCTAATATTTTTAGAAAAGATTAAAAGAAGCTGCCTTCGGGCGGCTTTTTTCATGCCCGCCATTTACAATTTTATAAAATCTGTAATGATTTCCGTTGCACCGGCATTTTTTAAAACATATTGTTTTGCGGCTTCAGATGAAGCTTTGCGGATGGTTTCATTATCCAGCAAATTGTTACAGATATCTGAATACTGTGTTTCGTCGGAAAATGAAAATCCGCCACCGCACTCTATCAGATCTTTCGCTTCCTGAAATTTGTGATATTGGGGTCCGAATATAACAGGTACTCCATAAACCGCAGCCTCCAGCGTATTGTGAATGCCGCTTCCAAAGCCATTTCCGATATGTGCAATCGTAGCATAGCGGTATAGACTGCTCAGCATGCCGATGGTGTTGATGATGAGAATTCTGTTGTTATTGAAGTCAGGAAGATTTCTCTCACTATACAACGATGCTTTGTATGGTAAAGATTGCTGCAGGTGCGATATTCGCTCTTCGTCGATTTCGTGGGGAATAATTATAAACTTCAGATCCTGCCTTGCATTTATTAACCCAATAATGAATTTTTCATCGGGCTCCCACGAAGAACCTGCCATATAGACTGGTTTTTGCTGAATGAATTGTTCGATTTCAGGAAACGACTTAGCGTCGCTTGCTACTTTCACTACGCGGTCGAATCGGGTGTCACCGGTGATGGTAACATTGCTAAATCCGATTGATTTCAAGATCTCTGAAGAATTTTCGTTCTGCACGAAGAAATGCGTGAACGCTTTTAACTGTCTGCGTTGCCAGCCACCATACCAACGAAAGAAATGTTGGTTTTTTCTGAAAATTCCGGAAATCAGATAGAGCGGAATGTCCGACTTTTTCAATGTATTCAGATAATTAAACCAGAAATCGTACTTGACGAAAAACGCAAATTTAATATTGAAATTTTTCAGCAGTCGGCGTGCATGACACATGGTGTCTGATGGAAGATACAATACCAGATCAGCTTCTTTGTAGTTTTTTCTGACTTCGAATCCGGATGGACTGAAAAAAGTCAGCAGTATTTTGAACGCCGGATTATGGCTCCGGTAGTGCTCTATAAGAGGGCGGCCCTGTTCAAATTCACCCAATGATGAAACATGAAACCAAATCCACTGTTCGTTTGTGTGATTAGCTGAAAATATTTCTTTTTGCTGTCTTCGTCCGTCAATCCAGAGTCTGGCCTTATTGTTTCCTGTCAGCGCTGCAAGCCGGATTCCAAAAGTGTAGAGGTGTATGAAAAGGGTATAAAATAATCTCATTTCAATAATAGTAATACGTTTCGCCAGATGCTTTTTTGAATGGAATGGTCCATTGCAATTTGAATCCATACAAAAACTCAACACGTTTTTCGGTATCGGGTCCGCCAATTGGGAAGAGATAATCGCGGCGCCCTTCCGTAAATGCCTCTACAAATTCAAACCCCGCTTTAAAACTGTACACTTTTTTTGGTGCAAAAAAGGTGTATCCGAGGAATTGTTTTATAGCTACTCCATTAGTCAGATAATCATATCCTTTGGCATAATCGCCGCAAACCTGAGGTGTGATATTGTCGGGGTTATATACTCTGATTTTGTGCTGCATGAATCCTGCACCAGCGCCTATCGTCACTCCACTATTTTTGTTTGCGGCAAATAGCGGAAGAATTTTCGAGACACCGAGCGTAATGTAGTAGCCTCGTTCGTAGGTGTAAAGCTCTGCAAACTGGCCGTTACCGTCGATTATGAAACCATCATCATTGGCAATTCCTGCGAAAAGGCTGTCATGGATTTTTACATTTCCTCCAAAAATATAACTGAAGTCAGCGTCGAATAGCCAATTTGAGCTGGTTTTAAAAGATGCTGCAATTCCAGCAACCTGGTTCATTCCATAACGCTCATCCATATCGCCGCCGGGTAAATGAAAACCATACTGGACGTGAATGCTTGTGATTATGTCAGCTTTTTTTGTGGAGTCTTGTGCAAGGATTTTGGAGCTTGCAAAAGTAAGTGACAGCGCGATAATCAGTAACGAAATGTTTTTCATTTCTCAGAAGTATTTGTGTTCTTTCAGGTATCCGGTTACATAATCTTTCACTCCGTCTTCGAGGCTGACAAAAGGTTTGTTGTAACCTTTCGAAATCAGTTTCGACATGTCGGCTTCGGTGAAGTATTGGTATTTATCGCGGATGTCTTCGGGTGTGTCAACAAAATCAATTACAGGAGTGCACTCCATGGCTGCAAAAACGGCCTCAACCAAATGCAAAAACGCGCGAGCCTTTCCGGTACCTGCATTATACAACCCGCTTTCAGGGCGATGTTCAAACAAAAATGCAATGATGGATGCAATGTCTTTCACGTAAATAAAATCACGCATCTGCATGCCATCAGCGAATTCAGGCTTGTGAGAGCGAAAAAGTTTCATTCTGCCGGTTTCGCCGATCTGATTGTAAGCATGCATAATCACCGATGCCATGCGGCCTTTATGATATTCGTTCGGACCATAGACATTGAAAAATTTGAGTCCTGCCCAGAATGGTGGCGCCTGATTTTGCTGCAATGCCCATTTGTCAAAATCATTTTTACTTTCACCGTAAGGATTCAGCGGTTTTAATTGTTCTACAATATTGTGATCGTCTTTGTATCCAAAAGCACCATCGCCGTAAGTGGCTGCCGATGAGGCGTAGATGAAAGGGACGTTTCTTTCAGCACAAAATTTCCACAAGTCTTTTGTGTAGTTGAGATTGAGTTTATTGAAAATCTCAACATCAATTTCCGTAGTATCGGTGCGGGCTCCAATGTGAAACACTGCCCCAATGTCCGATTTATGCGATTGAAGAAAATCATTCAGTTTATCTCGATGAATAAAGTCCTTGTATTTTCTTCCTTCGAAATTATCTGCTTTTGCTGTTTTCGAAAAGTCATCAACGGCAATAATATTCTCCATGCCGGCATCCATTAGTTGTCGTCCTAAAACGGATCCGATAAATCCGGCAGCTCCGGTTAAAATGTTCAGTTTACCCATGGTGAAAAAATATCGTGCAAAGATAAGGAATGATTTTCAGGCATGGACTTGAGAAGTGTAAGCACAGCGTGAAGCCCGTTCTGTCCCGGATTTATTGAATAATCGTTCACATAAAGGTCGATATGGCTGTTTATCACTTCGTCCGAAATCTCCTGTGAATGGCATTTTATGTAATCCATCGATTCCGGTCGGTTTTGCAGCCCATACAAGACGGAATTGCGTACAAGTTCTTCCAGTTTTTTGATTATCTCGTTTCCAATACTGCGACGAACAACAATGCAGCCCAGCGGCAATGGAAGTTGAGTTTGATTATACCAAAGCTCGCCCATATCGGCGATTTTATGTAAGCCATGTTGCAGAAAAGTAAACCTGCTTTCGTGAATAATGAGACCGGCATTGGCTTTTCCTGATTCCAGCATTAGTAATATTTCGCTGAAAAGTGTTTCCTGTTTGTTATTGATATTAGGAAAAAATCGCGTTAGCAACAGGTTTGCTGTAGTATGTTTTCCTGGGATCAGCATTGTCCCATCATAAGAATTCAAATCAATTTTGGAATCTCTGGCTACAATCAACGGCCCATTGCCAAATCCCATTGCCATCCCGGTACTCAGCATAACATACTCTTTTTGAACAAGCGGATAGGCGGCCACACTCATTTTCGATATGTCCCATGTGCCGCTCAGCAAGCCGTTGTTGAGCTGTTCGATGTCGTGATATTCCGTGTTGAAATAAATTTCGCCTGATGTAATTTTCGAATTCACCAATGCGTCAAACATCAGTGTGTCGTTCGGACAGGGCGATATGGCTAGAGAGAGTGCGGGCACTTGTTTAAGATTTCATCAGGTGATCCAGAGTATAGTCTGTCAAATTTTGGAGTGCTAACGGAATATTCCAGTTTTTAGTGTTGCTCTGTCCGACAAAATTCGAAATCGCCCTGATCTGCACACAGGGAATGTTTTCTTTCATGCATGCATAATAAAAGGCAGCACCTTCCATGGTTTCGATGCCTGGATTGTACCGCTGAAGCCAAAAGGTGCGCTTTTCGGCCGTGGATGTTACTGAATTAACTGTAATAGCACTGGCTTCGGGCAAATCTGTTTTTTTATATATGGTTGAATTAGGAATTAATTTTCCTTCGGTAAATGGCGGAGTTCTGAAGTCGCTGAATTC
The Bacteroidetes bacterium GWF2_43_63 DNA segment above includes these coding regions:
- a CDS encoding ADP-glyceromanno-heptose 6-epimerase codes for the protein MNILTGAAGFIGSVLGRQLMDAGMENIIAVDDFSKTAKADNFEGRKYKDFIHRDKLNDFLQSHKSDIGAVFHIGARTDTTEIDVEIFNKLNLNYTKDLWKFCAERNVPFIYASSAATYGDGAFGYKDDHNIVEQLKPLNPYGESKNDFDKWALQQNQAPPFWAGLKFFNVYGPNEYHKGRMASVIMHAYNQIGETGRMKLFRSHKPEFADGMQMRDFIYVKDIASIIAFLFEHRPESGLYNAGTGKARAFLHLVEAVFAAMECTPVIDFVDTPEDIRDKYQYFTEADMSKLISKGYNKPFVSLEDGVKDYVTGYLKEHKYF
- a CDS encoding futalosine hydrolase, with amino-acid sequence MPKKQILITAATAMELDFLLARSVQNNELSIVETKTADFTLLVSGIGSALTAFSLSKILQHKNFDAAIQIGIAGSFQEDLLVGSIVKVNSDVFADLCLSDNGKPIHEAEFSDFRTPPFTEGKLIPNSTIYKKTDLPEASAITVNSVTSTAEKRTFWLQRYNPGIETMEGAAFYYACMKENIPCVQIRAISNFVGQSNTKNWNIPLALQNLTDYTLDHLMKS